Proteins encoded by one window of Pempheris klunzingeri isolate RE-2024b chromosome 14, fPemKlu1.hap1, whole genome shotgun sequence:
- the mrpl22 gene encoding large ribosomal subunit protein uL22m: protein MAAAMTGRGVAFIRNIPGLLHSRLQVLGGGPQQLSCLHTSTSLESKNWEKKNLKVYPPQLPDDPRRPAVVHHSRRQIKYSKDKMWYLAKMIQGMSIDEAVAQLEFNDKKGAKIMKEVLLEAQEMAVKNHNVEYKSNLYVAESYSGKGKYLKRIRYHGRGMFGIMDKVYCNYFVKLVEGSPPKAEEETSFDKAKEYVQNLKNRTIIHSL, encoded by the exons ATGGCGGCTGCAATGACAGGACGTG GTGTGGCTTTTATTAGGAATATACCTGGGCTGTTACACTCAAG GTTACAGGTCCTGGGTGGTGGTCCTCAGCAGCTCTCATGTCTCCACACCAGCACTTCACTAGAATCAAAGAACTGGGAGAAGAAAAACCTGAAAGTTTATCCACCTCAGCTGCCAGATGATCCCCGCAGACCCGCA GTGGTCCACCACAGTAGGAGGCAGATTAAGTACAGCAAAGACAAGATGTGGTACCTGGCTAAAATG ATCCAAGGGATGAGCATTGACGAGGCCGTTGCACAGCTGGAGTTCAACGACAAGAAAGGGGCGAAGATCATGAAAGAG GTCCTTCTGGAAGCTCAGGAGATGGCAGTCAAAAATCACAATGTAGAGTACAAATCCAACCTGTATGTAG ctgagtCCTACTCCGGCAAAGGGAAGTACCTGAAGAGGATCCGTTACCACGGCCGCGGGATGTTTGGCATCATGGACAAAGTTTATTGTAACTACTTTGTCAAGCTGGTGGAGGGCTCGCCACCCAAAGCGGAAGAGGAGACGAGCTTTGACAAGGCCAAGGAGTACGTCCAGAACCTGAAGAACAGAACCATCATTCACAGTCTGTAG